The Oxalobacteraceae bacterium OTU3CINTB1 genome includes a window with the following:
- a CDS encoding DUF3570 domain-containing protein: MTSKNITMHDDGQPSMSSSSAPSPATSLAGSILAAALMLPGVQAHAEAPPTNGVISIGYLDYRESQSDMDRIRVHAPSVSIMAPVAGVWSISASAVTDDVSGASPRYHTAVSGASRMNDDRKAGDVSLKRYLDRGSVSVGASYSTEHDYVSRALSLQGTFESEDRNTTWSAGFGRSNDEINSTGGAVVGAKKNTTNLLVGVTQVLTKNDVVQLTLAHDRGRGFFSDPYKAFDNRPRSRNENTVLLRWNHHIESTGGISRSSYRYYRDSFGVRGHTLSQEYVQPLSQGWTVTPEVRLYTQSAADFYYDPVYDPVFGTPFPPGFNAANPGLSSADQRLSGFGAVTVGLKVSKQIDKLWSVDVKASAYQQRGSWRAFHSGSPGLEPLRAQTFQIAVNRQW, from the coding sequence GTCCTCATCTTCGGCGCCATCCCCGGCAACGTCGCTGGCCGGTTCGATCCTGGCGGCGGCGCTGATGCTGCCGGGCGTGCAGGCCCACGCCGAGGCGCCGCCGACCAACGGCGTGATCAGCATCGGCTACCTTGACTATCGCGAAAGCCAGTCCGACATGGACCGCATCCGCGTGCACGCGCCGTCGGTGTCCATCATGGCGCCGGTGGCCGGCGTCTGGAGCATCAGCGCCTCGGCCGTGACCGACGACGTGTCGGGCGCCTCGCCGCGCTACCACACGGCCGTCTCCGGCGCCTCGCGCATGAACGACGACCGCAAGGCCGGCGACGTCTCGCTCAAGCGCTACCTCGATCGCGGCAGCGTGTCGGTCGGCGCCAGCTATTCGACCGAGCATGACTACGTGTCGCGCGCGCTGTCGCTGCAGGGAACCTTCGAGAGCGAAGACCGCAACACCACGTGGTCGGCGGGCTTCGGCCGTTCCAACGACGAGATCAATTCCACCGGCGGCGCCGTCGTCGGCGCGAAGAAGAACACCACCAACCTGCTGGTCGGCGTGACCCAGGTGCTGACCAAGAACGACGTGGTGCAACTGACGTTGGCGCACGACCGTGGCCGTGGCTTCTTCTCCGATCCGTACAAGGCCTTCGACAACCGCCCGCGCAGCCGCAACGAGAACACGGTGCTGCTGCGCTGGAACCACCATATCGAATCGACCGGTGGCATCAGCCGCAGCTCCTACCGCTACTACCGCGACAGCTTCGGCGTGCGCGGGCATACGCTGTCGCAGGAATATGTGCAGCCGCTGTCGCAGGGCTGGACGGTGACGCCGGAAGTGCGCCTCTACACGCAGAGCGCGGCGGACTTCTACTACGACCCGGTCTACGATCCGGTGTTCGGTACGCCGTTCCCGCCGGGCTTCAACGCCGCCAATCCGGGCCTGTCGTCGGCCGACCAGCGCCTGTCCGGCTTTGGCGCGGTGACCGTGGGGCTCAAGGTCAGCAAGCAGATCGACAAGCTGTGGTCGGTGGACGTCAAGGCCTCGGCCTACCAGCAGCGCGGCAGCTGGCGCGCGTTCCACTCCGGCAGCCCGGGACTCGAGCCGTTGCGCGCGCAGACCTTCCAGATCGCGGTCAACCGGCAATGGTAG
- a CDS encoding FAD:protein FMN transferase, whose protein sequence is MVDAIHRTAFDAMASRCEIRLAASDAHTAELLSRQAVAEVRRIEEKYSRYRPESIVSRINAGAGADRGPVVCDKETMALMSYAAALYGASEGLFDITSGVLRKAWDFRRPSVPKPEVLEPLLALVGWDKVACEGEAVHLREAGMEIDFGGFGKEYAADRAAALLMEAGVRHGYVNLGGDMRFIGPRLDGRPWSIGIQDPRDPDAVVASIPISQGALATSGDYERYFELDGQRYCHILDPRTGMPVRHWRSVSVMAPMAIAAGSCSTIAMLKQQGGLNFLNASDMGYLTIDDQGQMLYRDIS, encoded by the coding sequence ATGGTAGACGCGATCCACCGCACCGCGTTCGACGCGATGGCCAGCCGTTGCGAGATCCGGCTGGCCGCGTCCGACGCCCACACGGCCGAGCTGCTGTCGCGGCAGGCCGTGGCGGAGGTGCGGAGGATAGAAGAGAAGTACTCGCGCTACCGGCCCGAAAGCATCGTCTCGCGGATTAACGCCGGCGCTGGGGCGGACAGGGGGCCGGTGGTCTGCGACAAGGAGACCATGGCGCTGATGTCCTACGCCGCCGCGCTGTACGGCGCCAGCGAGGGGCTGTTCGACATCACTTCCGGCGTGCTGCGCAAGGCCTGGGATTTCCGCCGGCCGAGCGTGCCGAAGCCGGAGGTGCTGGAACCGTTGCTGGCGCTGGTCGGCTGGGACAAGGTGGCGTGCGAGGGCGAGGCGGTCCATCTTCGCGAAGCCGGCATGGAGATCGACTTCGGCGGCTTCGGCAAGGAGTACGCGGCCGACCGCGCGGCGGCCTTGTTGATGGAGGCCGGCGTGCGGCACGGGTATGTGAACCTGGGCGGCGACATGCGCTTCATCGGCCCCCGCCTGGACGGGCGCCCCTGGAGCATCGGCATACAGGACCCGCGCGATCCCGACGCAGTGGTCGCCAGTATTCCGATCAGCCAGGGCGCGCTGGCCACCAGCGGCGACTACGAACGTTATTTTGAACTGGATGGGCAGCGTTACTGCCACATCCTCGATCCGCGCACCGGCATGCCGGTGCGGCACTGGCGCTCGGTGAGCGTGATGGCGCCGATGGCGATAGCGGCAGGTAGTTGTTCGACGATCGCCATGCTGAAACAGCAGGGCGGACTCAATTTTCTGAACGCCTCTGACATGGGTTATTTGACCATCGATGATCAGGGGCAGATGTTGTATAGGGATATCTCATGA